In Acidimicrobiales bacterium, a single window of DNA contains:
- a CDS encoding DUF4333 domain-containing protein, whose translation MGYRRRVAVTSAPVVIAVALACAGCGLGPDHTLNTRSLDSQIAAQLKARYPFGRVQVSCPSGVREKVGTGFSCSAVVDAQNLTLDGSVTSPGGRYSIQPAQAIVVSSQAASTLQQQISAQLHEPASVTCSPPAVRVVPAEGQFACNATLGGSVSRQVTVTVLDAAGHTRFSLNP comes from the coding sequence GTGGGTTATCGGCGCCGTGTTGCTGTCACGAGCGCCCCTGTCGTTATCGCTGTGGCTTTGGCCTGCGCCGGGTGCGGGCTCGGTCCCGACCACACCTTGAACACCAGGAGCCTGGACTCGCAGATCGCCGCGCAGCTGAAGGCCCGCTACCCGTTTGGCCGGGTCCAGGTCAGCTGTCCCAGCGGGGTGAGAGAGAAGGTCGGGACCGGGTTTTCGTGCTCGGCAGTCGTCGACGCTCAGAACCTCACGCTCGACGGTTCGGTCACCTCGCCGGGCGGTCGCTACAGCATCCAGCCTGCTCAGGCCATCGTGGTCAGCAGCCAGGCCGCGTCAACCTTGCAACAGCAGATCTCCGCACAGCTTCACGAGCCGGCTTCGGTAACCTGCAGCCCGCCGGCCGTCCGGGTCGTGCCCGCCGAAGGCCAGTTCGCCTGCAACGCGACGCTCGGCGGATCGGTGTCCCGGCAGGTGACCGTCACCGTCCTGGACGCCGCCGGCCACACCAGGTTCAGTCTGAACCCGTGA
- the gatB gene encoding Asp-tRNA(Asn)/Glu-tRNA(Gln) amidotransferase subunit GatB, with product MTSTTAEISWEIVVGLEVHAELRTRTKLFCGCANSFGQEPNTNICPVCLGLPGSLPVLNRTAVEFAMRVGRALNCHVQPSIFHRKNYFYPDMPKDYQISQYDLPINTDGWLELPGGTRIGIVRAHMEEDTGKTTHVGGGGRIHGAAHSLVDYNRAGVPLVEIVSAPDIRSSEDARTYVDELRSILVAIGASDGKMEEGSLRVDANVSVRPAGSEQFGTRCEIKNMNSLRSLGRAIEYEAERQIGVIRDGGTVIQETRHWDESTGRTGSMRSKEEAYDYRYFPEPDLVPLEPSAEWVAEVEESLPELPAERRMKAGSASGIAADQDAVVTVVRLDLDRYLDNVVASGASAETAAIAVRRLANEVAAEIDSIGNLDPKAFTSLVTMESDGSLNPMQSRAVLKEMLASGGDPEEIAKRLGFEAMSAGALEEVVNRIVSEHPNEWERYVGGDDKLTGFFVGKIKAATGGNADLKEASALLRSKRGT from the coding sequence ATGACCAGCACGACCGCCGAGATCAGCTGGGAGATCGTCGTCGGCCTCGAAGTTCACGCCGAGCTGCGTACCAGGACGAAGCTCTTCTGCGGGTGCGCCAACAGCTTCGGTCAGGAACCGAACACCAACATCTGCCCGGTGTGCCTCGGTCTTCCTGGATCTCTACCGGTTCTGAACCGCACCGCCGTGGAGTTCGCGATGCGAGTAGGCAGGGCGTTGAACTGCCACGTTCAGCCTTCGATCTTCCACCGCAAGAACTACTTCTATCCCGACATGCCGAAGGACTACCAGATCAGCCAGTACGACCTTCCGATCAACACGGACGGCTGGCTCGAGCTGCCCGGCGGAACGAGGATCGGGATCGTTCGGGCTCACATGGAGGAGGACACCGGCAAGACGACCCACGTAGGAGGAGGAGGCCGGATTCACGGCGCAGCGCACTCTCTCGTCGACTACAACCGGGCCGGGGTCCCACTGGTCGAGATCGTGAGTGCGCCGGATATTCGCAGCTCCGAAGACGCGCGTACCTACGTCGACGAACTGAGATCGATCCTTGTTGCCATAGGAGCCTCCGACGGAAAAATGGAGGAGGGGTCGTTGCGAGTCGATGCCAACGTTTCGGTCCGGCCGGCGGGCAGCGAGCAGTTCGGCACGCGGTGCGAGATCAAGAACATGAACTCCCTTCGATCGTTGGGCAGGGCGATCGAGTACGAAGCCGAGCGCCAGATCGGGGTCATACGCGACGGCGGCACTGTGATCCAGGAGACCCGACATTGGGACGAGAGCACGGGCCGCACCGGGTCGATGCGCTCGAAGGAAGAGGCCTACGACTACCGGTACTTCCCGGAACCGGACCTCGTTCCGCTCGAGCCTTCGGCCGAATGGGTGGCCGAGGTCGAAGAGTCACTTCCCGAGCTACCGGCTGAGCGACGGATGAAGGCTGGATCCGCGTCCGGCATCGCGGCGGATCAGGATGCAGTCGTCACCGTTGTTCGCCTGGACCTCGACAGGTACCTCGACAACGTTGTCGCCTCCGGCGCGTCTGCCGAAACGGCGGCAATTGCCGTTCGCCGGCTGGCGAACGAAGTTGCTGCAGAGATCGATTCGATCGGCAACCTCGATCCGAAGGCGTTCACATCGCTGGTGACGATGGAATCGGACGGATCACTGAACCCCATGCAGTCCCGGGCGGTCCTGAAGGAGATGCTCGCGTCCGGAGGGGACCCGGAGGAAATCGCCAAGCGACTTGGCTTCGAGGCGATGAGCGCCGGCGCCCTCGAAGAGGTCGTGAACCGGATCGTGTCGGAACACCCGAACGAGTGGGAGCGCTATGTCGGTGGCGACGACAAGCTCACCGGCTTCTTCGTCGGCAAGATCAAAGCGGCGACCGGCGGGAACGCGGATCTGAAAGAGGCATCCGCCCTTCTCCGCTCGAAGCGCGGGACTTGA
- the ilvD gene encoding dihydroxy-acid dehydratase, translated as MASDMKPRSREVTEGYERAPARAMLRAIGMTDGDWSKPQVGVASSWNEVTPCNMPLDRLAKQAKEGIREAGGYPIEFVTIAVSDGISMGHEGMRASLVSREVIADSVETVMHAERFDGMVTFAGCDKSLPGMLMAAARINLPSVFLYGGSIMPGRGAHGEALDIVSVFEAVGSRAAGKLGDEELALIERNACPTIGSCAGMFTANTMASVSEALGMALPGSASPVAVDPRRDDFARETGKAVINLLEKGIRPRDIMTIGAFENAIAVTMALGGSTNAVLHLLAIANEARVQLTLDDFNRVGRKVPHIADTKPHGRFHMVDVDRVGGVPMVMRELLDAGLINGDCLTVTGRTVAENLAALDPPAPDGIVVRPISEPIHADGGIAVLNGSLAPNGAVVKVAGIDQERFEGTARVFDGEDKAMEAILAGEIQPGTVLVIRYEGPKGGPGMREMLAVTGAMKGAGRGADCALVTDGRFSGGTHGFCVGHVAPEAVDGGPIALVADGDRIVVDVPTRAIDLLVDEAELGRRRAGVKMPEPRYKSGVLAKYARLVTGADRGAITEP; from the coding sequence ATGGCGAGCGACATGAAGCCCCGCAGCCGCGAGGTCACCGAGGGCTACGAGCGGGCACCGGCCCGGGCCATGCTCAGGGCGATCGGCATGACCGACGGGGACTGGTCCAAGCCCCAGGTCGGCGTGGCTTCCTCGTGGAACGAGGTAACCCCCTGCAACATGCCGCTCGACCGCCTGGCCAAGCAGGCGAAAGAGGGCATCCGGGAGGCCGGCGGTTACCCGATCGAGTTCGTCACCATCGCGGTCTCGGACGGCATCTCCATGGGCCACGAAGGGATGCGCGCCTCCCTGGTCAGCAGAGAGGTGATCGCCGACTCGGTCGAGACGGTGATGCACGCCGAGAGGTTCGACGGGATGGTCACGTTCGCCGGTTGCGACAAGTCCCTGCCGGGCATGCTCATGGCCGCCGCCCGGATCAACCTTCCGAGCGTGTTCCTCTACGGCGGCTCGATCATGCCGGGGCGCGGGGCCCACGGCGAGGCTCTCGACATCGTCAGCGTGTTCGAGGCGGTGGGTTCCCGAGCTGCAGGCAAGCTGGGCGACGAGGAACTGGCATTGATCGAACGAAACGCCTGCCCGACGATCGGGAGCTGCGCCGGGATGTTCACCGCCAACACCATGGCTTCTGTCTCCGAGGCGCTCGGGATGGCGCTGCCCGGCTCGGCGTCGCCGGTGGCGGTCGACCCGCGCAGGGACGACTTCGCCCGCGAGACGGGAAAGGCGGTTATCAACCTTCTCGAGAAGGGCATCCGCCCACGGGACATCATGACCATAGGGGCGTTCGAGAACGCGATCGCGGTCACGATGGCGCTGGGCGGCTCCACCAACGCCGTCCTTCACCTGCTCGCCATAGCCAACGAGGCGAGAGTGCAACTGACCCTCGACGACTTCAACCGCGTCGGCCGAAAAGTTCCTCACATAGCCGACACCAAGCCGCACGGCCGGTTCCACATGGTCGATGTCGATCGGGTCGGAGGAGTGCCGATGGTCATGCGTGAACTCCTCGACGCCGGCCTGATCAACGGGGACTGTCTCACTGTCACGGGCCGCACGGTCGCCGAGAATCTCGCCGCGCTCGACCCGCCTGCCCCGGACGGGATCGTGGTCCGTCCGATATCCGAGCCGATCCACGCCGACGGCGGCATAGCAGTCCTCAACGGGAGCCTCGCTCCAAATGGCGCGGTCGTGAAGGTCGCGGGCATAGATCAAGAGCGTTTCGAGGGGACCGCTCGGGTCTTCGACGGCGAGGACAAGGCGATGGAGGCGATCCTCGCCGGCGAGATCCAGCCGGGCACGGTGCTGGTCATCCGCTACGAAGGCCCCAAGGGCGGGCCGGGAATGCGGGAGATGCTCGCGGTCACCGGAGCGATGAAGGGCGCCGGCAGAGGGGCTGACTGTGCGTTGGTAACGGATGGAAGGTTCAGCGGTGGCACGCACGGGTTCTGCGTCGGTCACGTCGCCCCAGAGGCGGTGGACGGAGGCCCGATCGCGTTGGTCGCCGACGGCGACCGCATCGTCGTCGATGTCCCGACCCGAGCGATCGATCTGCTAGTCGACGAGGCCGAACTCGGTCGTCGCCGCGCCGGGGTGAAGATGCCCGAGCCCCGCTACAAGTCGGGGGTGCTGGCGAAGTACGCCCGCTTGGTGACAGGAGCCGACAGGGGCGCCATCACCGAGCCGTGA